In Uranotaenia lowii strain MFRU-FL chromosome 2, ASM2978415v1, whole genome shotgun sequence, one genomic interval encodes:
- the LOC129743651 gene encoding uncharacterized protein LOC129743651 isoform X1, giving the protein MAPGANNNQNNSNNNNNNSNNHNRQTGTKPKTKSSKKNSVPREFVAPTRRDLQQQLNVLVDWATVSGAAAVVQSHHQQQQQQHQHPHSQQLPQPSAVPGHSGFGVGGHQQNVLLKPRNNRTPGEGTCYEIDNLALQDNSRYIPVRPIVRRNLLSESTSCGPSGTDSGEPHNTAVGVVIPTTPNSAGLQQTFRLNDTGSSVPSISNFINNNPQAGVVHHRQNHILNPFHQQQQQQHQLSHQQLGNLRSSPLSSRVPDGASQNQLNLNKNSNHQQQFNSAIGGGVINPKANFDDKLNQIQEYIKLTTNLISSVQIDNQPKAQAQTDGKKLNTAMSGDPNMDNCYFVPINSASLDSVPNSESELLGPRPQSVQSISTTHSATPSLDDIRDRMEGQSKNMQALKEQQAHLLRLQQAARLQLQEMEQIRQQSVLQNPVTVESFETVEQVQEGIGGIMDRMRVLATFIQNQQELGNLLGGDNEDVVNEQILLQEKFRELRDKKTQMHNLVSELQNLNVEASRQFDGASGGTTERSIPIELTNVPATAADIRKATKTFNQNGGDHVMMNGSRGGSITPKVENVVEAAEHDERDEDEIISGTADILNEKIGEINAMKSQLRRLKEMMDTVKLIEMKTGDSIDEEEDAPEDNEDNPDTAENSRSPSVASQISDHGLATGVESEDRQREHLNQRVEALHAMTRDLREQAKSIAAERDALKNAKVEIQKRRNNVTDLQRQADSQTAEKLTNHVASFASALPPGPKEREQMALKAELEKKKRELEQIEKMTQSIKKNTELSRRNTEVSVPPKVSSVSSADSLRSQSQPPVIPPPPLASAINNTSASNATNHSKNSADSGVTDIFANVRLESGSCQSSSTRSLNMVPPMPDICNRPDRYRKSEDAVGPSGARVDRTSPWPSHLFSGAGPSSSNTGPQSPHFHPFAVGSDIHLASTYPNFASYPAYTNLLPSHTPNSAPVLPPDPLMFQHFMQTQQMLMNSITQCNQLLWIQQREINNLNNAVLLLQERILSSGHNNNLLNDGHVPGAGAHIRAESTPPNNTMNTGSSFAEGSVYSRARSEQPNLAHQQQQTPSSPYHPSIPSVPLSHQVQHPLQVPFGVTSSNQFQTFSQSTVPTSSTPTTSQHPQFSVNAQIQRNNTNLSNASAVSTRNYRNLRHVNINTANNAIYEQQQLQQQQQHQSMFDHHTHSNNFMNLQNPLQNGIASRNEESQTQQPAVFNNASSAAMLGNNVVGLGPSNMINNLSNGGPTTAAATATTNQPQTNCQLNNLNNSNLTSNQQQQQALNNQVLPGVRANNYWDNFRSYSRQNLLSSNSCKSNEDSCVSAATGSCTNNINNQIQRNNSSNIHSNSNNNSNASCGNDNSAGAGCSSSGKYPQNFNRSNVNHHNVSDCGPSMHQTTSANQSIQQPQQQQQHYQSVTTSQPASLQSDSSTFQQHPHGPSTTSQFQQHSHHAQPSTHHHHSTLNQSNSFDLGELQFHTNPINLGLANKSQPKASGHKKYPLSLRTCRDASLGGEANSNFYRVGAHAEMVSDLNLATASNYQHDSKSTSKLFEALKENVYQEVKNLITANESRPHFLIQLFRELQLISSDPLRQRTLQSIQELYNRYIETTLQQEQHHQQQQHQQLQQQQLQQPESHVNNVGSNNLLTSTGGADVSTGSQPQQLSAENVEVVELEVSQNFNNVRQQQQGFQFLPSAESTPIAGSSVVKDGNELLGMASSEIINIIMGDIVGVINSVDYINDSVLCKIAGVIWNHATGGASGDQFHHPLPPPHDGLLASSILGPSMAAFLTQNESEIISREDFLRHLESWNRTDKDEFISNLENLLNNILLRSAAEGETAGIVTSSNLNGVDEEGQMRSQQLQHDSMSSYSNSAHNNTTGDVSTDNNETFPSYSGNENPFSPHTPVGAVGGQGRRVYGISESDKISCSNGISSSNGYASTTYDLAEADQVCDLDKSLPGSSVGAVGGNSSSRSLDTIVQPSGYDERWRVLQKKLDDDIVEMMERNRLAEDQQQQPSQQAQRGRPNEDWQDEDGDGNLDPEEKLPVFY; this is encoded by the exons ATGGCGCCGGGAGCGAATAACAACCAGAACAACAgcaataataataacaacaacagtAATAACCACAATCGTCAAACCGGAACAAAACCGAAAACCAAATCGTCAAAGAAAAATTCCGTCCCCCGTGAGTTCGTCGCACCGACCAGAAGAGATCTCCAGCAGCAGCTGAAT GTTCTCGTCGATTGGGCCACGGTTTCTGGTGCAGCGGCCGTAGTGCAAAGCCatcaccagcagcagcaacagcaacatcaGCATCCGCATAGCCAACAGCTACCACAACCATCAGCAGTTCCTGGACACAGTGGTTTCGGAGTTGGAGGTCACCAGCAGAACGTCTTGTTGAAACCCAGAAACAACCGAACTCCAGGCGAGGGAACGTGTTACGAAATTG ACAACCTCGCCCTACAAGACAACAGCCGTTACATACCGGTTCGTCCGATAGTACGCCGAAATCTTCTGAGTGAAAGCACCTCCTGTGGTCCCAGTGGAACAGATTCCGGAGAACCGCACAATACCGCCGTTGGAGTAGTGATTCCTACTACCCCTAACTCGGCCGGACTGCAGCAAACGTTCCGTCTGAACGATACAGGCTCTTCTGTACCGAGCATCAGCAATTTTATCAACAACAATCCTCAAGCGGGGGTTGTTCATCATCGTCAGAATCACATTCTCAATCCGttccatcagcagcagcagcagcagcatcagctgTCACATCAGCAGCTCGGGAACCTTCGCTCGTCTCCGCTGAGCTCCCGGGTACCGGACGGTGCCTCCCAGAACCaattgaatttgaacaaaaattctaaCCATCAGCAACAATTCAACAGCGCCATTGGTGGCGGTGTGATCAATCCGAAAGCAAACTTTGATGACAAGCTGAACCAGATCCAGGAGTACATCAAACTAACGACCAACCTAATATCGTCGGTTCAGATTGATAAC CAGCCAAAAGCACAAGCACAAACCGACGGGAAGAAGCTGAACACGGCGATGTCCGGCGATCCTAATATGGACAATTGCTACTTTGTACCTATCAATTCTGCTAGTTTAGATAGTGTGCCGAACAGCGAATCGGAG CTCCTTGGTCCCCGGCCCCAGTCGGTTCAGAGCATTAGCACCACCCATTCGGCAACTCCCTCGCTGGACGATATACGAGATCGGATGGAAGGTCAGAGCAAAAATATGCAGGCCCTGAAGGAACAACAGGCCCACTTGCTGCGTTTGCAGCAAGCTGCCCGGCTGCAGTTGCAGGAAATGGAACAGATCCGGCAGCAGTCGGTGCTTCAGAATCCCGTTACGGTAGAGAGTTTTGAAACCGTGGAGCAGGTCCAGGAAGGAATCGGTGGCATTATGGATCGGATGCGGGTGCTGGCCACTTTCATTCAGAACCAACAGGAGTTGGGGAATTTGTTGGGAGGAGACAATGAAGACGTAGTGAACGAACAGATTTTACTACAGGAGAAGTTCCGGGAATTGCGAGATAAGAAAACGCAAATGCACAACCTGGTATCGGAGTTGCAGAATCTGAATGTGGAGGCTAGCCGCCAGTTTGATGGTGCTTCGGGAGGAACTACGGAGCGCAGCATTCCGATCGAGTTGACTAATGTTCCTGCCACGGCAGCTGACATACGAAAGGCTACCAAGACTTTTAATCAGAATGGGGGAGATCATGTTATGATGAATGGATCTCGTGGTGGATCGATTACTCCGAAAGTGGAAAACGTGGTGGAAGCTGCAGAACATGATGAACGAGATGAGGATGAAATTATTAGTGGAACAGCTGATATATTGAACGAAAAAATAGGAGAAATTAATGCGATGAAATCGCAGTTGAGGCGGTTGAAGGAAATGATGGATACAGTTAAGTTAATCGAAATGAAAACAGGGGATTCTATTGATGAAGAGGAAGATGCTCCAGAGGATAATGAAGATAATCCTGACACGGCAGAAAACTCCCGATCTCCGAGTGTAGCCAGTCAGATCAGTGATCATGGCTTAGCTACTGGGGTTGAATCTGAGGATCGACAGAGAGAGCATTTGAATCAAAGGGTTGAAGCGTTACACGCCATGACACGTGACTTAAGAGAGCAAGCCAAGTCAATTGCAGCCGAACGAGATGCGTTGAAGAATGCTAAAGTcgaaatacagaagcgtcgcaACAATGTGACCGATCTCCAGAGACAAGCAGATTCGCAAACTGCTGAGAAACTGACTAATCACGTAGCTTCGTTTGCATCGGCTCTTCCTCCGGGACCCAAGGAAAGGGAACAGATGGCGTTGAAGGCTGAACTCGAGAAGAAGAAAAGAGAACTAGAACAGAtcgaaaaaatgacacaaagtaTCAAGAAAAACACGGAACTTTCTCGTCGCAACACCGAAGTTTCGGTTCCACCTAAAGTATCATCGGTATCTTCGGCTGATTCGCTCAGATCTCAAAGCCAACCGCCTGTTATTCCTCCGCCACCGTTAGCATCAGCTATAAACAATACTAGCGCGAGCAATGCTACTAATCATTCTAAGAACTCCGCCGATTCGGGCGTTACCGATATATTTGCCAACGTAAGGCTGGAATCAGGAAGTTGCCAGTCGAGTAGTACTCGCAGTCTGAATATGGTTCCTCCTATGCCAGATATTTGTAATCGACCCGATCGTTATCGCAAATCGGAAGATGCCGTTGGGCCGTCTGGTGCTCGGGTAGATCGTACTTCTCCCTGGCCTTCCCATCTGTTCAGTGGAGCGGGACCATCTAGTTCCAACACTGGACCACAGAGCCCACATTTCCATCCCTTCGCAGTTGGTTCGGATATCCATCTGGCTTCGACGTATCCAAACTTTGCCAGCTATCCTGCGTATACAAATCTGCTTCCTTCGCATACCCCAAATTCGGCACCGGTTTTGCCCCCTGATCCACTCATGTtccaacattttatgcaaacaCAGCAAATGTTGATGAACTCAATAACGCAATGCAACCAACTTCTGTGGATTCAACAAAGGGAGATTAACAATCTGAACAACGCTGTCttattg ctcCAAGAAAGAATTCTCAGCAGCGGGCATAACAATAATCTCTTGAATGATGGCCACGTACCGGGAGCAGGTGCTCACATCCGTGCAGAATCGACTCCGCCAAACAATACCATGAACACTGGATCTTCTTTTGCTGAAGGATCGGTCTACAGCAGAGCCAGATCGGAACAACCAAATTTGGCCCATCAACAGCAACAAACACCCTCCTCTCCTTATCATCCTTCCATCCCATCTGTTCCTCTATCTCATCAAGTTCAACACCCGTTACAAGTTCCGTTTGGGGTAACCAGTTCCAACCAGTTCCAAACGTTCTCGCAATCCACCGTCCCGACTAGCAGCACTCCCACCACCAGCCAACATCCGCAATTCTCGGTCAACGCTCAAATCCAACGCAATAACACTAACCTGTCGAATGCCTCTGCTGTGAGCACCAGAAACTATCGCAATCTACGCCACGTTAACATTAACACTGCTAATAATGCAATCTATGagcagcagcagcttcaacaacaacagcaacatcaATCGATGTTTGATCACCACACCCATTCGAACAACTTCATGAACCTGCAGAATCCTCTCCAGAATGGGATTGCCTCAAGAAATGAAGAATCTCAGACCCAACAACCCGCTGTCTTCAACAATGCTTCCTCAGCGGCAATGCTAGGGAATAACGTCGTCGGTCTAGGTCCCTCCAACATGATCAACAACCTGTCCAATGGTGGACCAACAACGGCTGCGGCAACGGCAACAACCAATCAGCCGCAAACCAACtgccagttgaataaccttaaCAACAGCAATCTCACCAGcaaccagcagcaacagcaggcACTCAACAACCAGGTGCTACCTGGAGTTCGAGCCAACAACTATTGGGACAATTTTAGGAG TTATTCAAGACAAAATCTCCTGTCGAGCAATAGCTGCAAAAGCAACGAAGATTCGTGCGTTTCCGCTGCTACTGGCAGCTGTaccaacaacatcaacaaccaGATTCAGCGAAACAATAGCAGCAACATCCACAGCAATAGTAACAACAACAGCAATGCCAGTTGTGGCAACGATAATTCGGCTGGCGCTGGGTGCAGTTCCAGTGGGAAGTATCCGCAGAATTTCAACCGTAGCAATGTGAATCACCATAACGTTTCGGACTGTGGACCTAGCATGCATCAAACGACTTCAGCTAATCAATCGATACAGCaaccacaacaacaacagcaacactATCAATCGGTTACAACATCCCAGCCGGCTTCGCTTCAATCGGATTCGAGTACCTTCCAGCAGCATCCACACGGTCCCTCAACAACTTCCCAGTTCCAGCAGCATTCGCACCACGCCCAGCCATCGACTCATCATCATCACAGCACCTTGAATCAATCCAACTCGTTCGATCTGGGAGAGCTACAGTTCCATACCAACCCTATTAACCTAGGGCTAGCGAACAAAAGTCAACCGAAGGCTAGCGGTCACAAGAAGTACCCACTATCGTTGCGAACCTGTCGAGATGCAAGCCTCGGTGGGGAAGCCAATTCAAATTTCTATCGGGTGGGCGCCCACGCAGAAATGGTCAGCGACTTGAATCTGGCTACCGCCAGCAACTACCAGCATGACTCGAA gtcaaCATCAAAATTGTTCGAAGCGTTGAAGGAAAACGTGTACCAAGAGGTGAAGAATTTGATAACCGCCAACGAATCTCGGCCGCACTTTTTGATACAGCTATTCCGGGAGCTGCAGCTGATTTCGTCGGATCCACTGCGGCAACGAACCTTACAGTCGATTCAGGAGTTATACAATCGTTACATTGAAACGACTTTGCAGCAGGAGCAacatcatcaacaacaacaacaccagcaACTTCAGCAACAACAACTCCAACAACCAGAAAGTCACGTGAACAATGTGGGTAGCAATAATTTACTAACATCAACCGGTGGCGCGGATGTTTCCACGGGATCTCAACCACAGCAGTTGAGTGCCGAAAATGTAGAAGTTGTTGAGTTAGAAGTTTCCCAAAACTTTAACAATGTCAGACAGCAGCAGCAGGGctttcaatttttaccatccGCTGAAAGTACACCAATTGCCGGCTCTTCAGTGGTCAAAGATGGAAACGAACTGTTGGGAATGGCCAGTTCAGaaatcatcaacatcatcatggGCGATATAGTTGGGGTGATAAATTCGGTGGATTACATAAATGATTCGGTACTCTGCAAAATTGCCGGTGTAATATGGAACCATGCTACCGGTGGTGCTTCGGGAGATCAATTTCATCATCCACTGCCACCGCCTCACGACGGACTGCTGGCCAGTTCCATATTGGGTCCTTCGATGGCCGCCTTTCTGACCCAGAATGAATCGGAAATCATAAGTCGAGAGGATTTCCTGCGACATCTAGAGAGTTGGAATCGAACGGATAAGGACgagtttatttcaaatttggaaaatctgCTGAACAACATTTTGCTGAGATCAGCAGCTGAAGGTGAAACTGCTGGGATtgtaacatcttcaaatttaaatggtGTCGATGAGGAAGGGCAAATGAGATCGCAACAACTTCAACACGATTCAATGTCTAGCTACAGTAATAGCGCTCACAACAACACAACCGGAGACGTTAGCACCGATAATAATGAAACATTTCCCTCCTATTCCGGAAACGAGAATCCATTTTCACCTCACACCCCGGTTGGAGCCGTTGGTGGTCAAGGACGCCGAGTCTACGGAATCTCCGAGAGTGACAAAATTTCATGCAGCAATGGAATCAGCAGCTCCAACGGCTATGCTTCAACGACTTACGATTTAGCCGAAGCCGATCAGGTTTGTGATCTGGATAAATCTCTACCCGGAAGTTCGGTCGGTGCTGTGGGTGGCAACTCTTCGAGCAGGTCCCTGGATACAATAGTTCAACCGTCCGGATACGACGAACGTTGGCGGGTTTTACAAAAGAAGCTGGATGATGATATAGTCGAAATGATGGAACGCAACCGTTTGGCCGAGGATCAACAACAGCAGCCATCACAACAGGCTCAACGTGGACGGCCCAATGAAGACTGGCAGGATGAGGATGGCGATGGAAATTTAGACCCAGAG gaaAAACTTCCGGTATTTTACTGA